A region from the Mucilaginibacter sp. CSA2-8R genome encodes:
- a CDS encoding TolC family protein, with the protein MSKRIIIILFALLPLTLAAQTTWTLKSCIEYGLKNNRSNTIYANEKRAADARAKEALAAYLPSISLNGTVDDNLKVQETVIPAGIFSPTDIRVAFTKKYNTNGVAQLDQTLYDKSLLTGLKANKFNAQQADLNQQKNDETIIYNISTAYYQILVYREQLDLLKANLDTYRKQMEVSALQVKKGVTLQKDLDKITVDYNNATSQIRVAESNQTLAENQLKYEMGYPIADPLQVESTPAATAADIPILADKNNFSVNNRTDFRLSEVNTKLLEIDESRIKAGIFPKLTAYARYGAIGFGDALGPAFSSMTSYSAVGVKFNFPLFDFFRRNAQYNQAKYKRLNAQETLKLDEGKYQLEYENARTKMLKEQTNTENNRRNIELARSVFATTDLQYQKGVTNLIDWLNAQNSLKEAQNNYLNSLYSFYLAKVDLEKAAGTLKTFYSAL; encoded by the coding sequence ATGAGTAAAAGAATCATCATTATATTATTTGCCTTACTGCCCCTTACGCTTGCGGCCCAAACTACCTGGACGCTGAAAAGTTGTATCGAGTATGGGCTTAAAAACAACCGCAGCAACACCATTTATGCTAACGAAAAACGGGCAGCCGATGCCCGCGCTAAAGAAGCGCTGGCTGCTTATCTGCCCAGCATAAGCTTAAACGGAACTGTGGATGACAACCTGAAAGTGCAGGAAACCGTGATTCCGGCAGGGATATTTAGTCCGACAGATATCCGGGTGGCCTTTACCAAAAAATACAACACTAACGGCGTGGCCCAGCTGGATCAGACGTTGTATGACAAATCGCTGCTTACCGGCTTAAAAGCTAATAAGTTTAACGCGCAGCAAGCCGACCTTAACCAGCAGAAAAACGACGAAACTATCATCTACAACATCAGCACCGCTTATTACCAGATATTGGTGTACCGCGAGCAACTCGATTTACTGAAAGCCAATTTGGACACCTACCGCAAGCAAATGGAGGTGTCAGCCTTGCAGGTAAAAAAAGGCGTAACCCTGCAAAAAGACTTGGACAAAATTACGGTGGATTATAACAACGCCACCTCGCAGATCCGCGTGGCCGAAAGCAACCAAACCCTGGCCGAAAACCAGTTAAAGTACGAAATGGGCTACCCCATTGCCGACCCCTTGCAGGTAGAAAGCACACCGGCTGCCACTGCGGCTGATATACCCATACTGGCCGATAAAAATAACTTTTCGGTAAATAACCGTACCGATTTCCGCCTGTCGGAGGTAAATACCAAGCTGCTGGAGATTGACGAGAGCCGGATAAAGGCAGGCATATTTCCAAAATTAACAGCCTATGCCCGGTATGGCGCTATTGGTTTCGGCGATGCCCTGGGCCCGGCATTTTCGAGCATGACCAGCTACTCCGCCGTGGGCGTTAAATTCAATTTTCCGCTGTTTGATTTTTTTAGGCGCAATGCCCAATATAACCAGGCAAAGTATAAGCGCCTGAACGCACAGGAAACCCTTAAACTTGACGAAGGCAAATACCAGTTAGAGTATGAAAACGCCCGTACCAAAATGTTAAAAGAGCAAACCAACACCGAGAATAACCGCCGCAACATTGAGCTGGCCCGCTCGGTTTTTGCCACCACCGATTTGCAATACCAAAAAGGCGTTACCAATTTGATTGACTGGCTTAATGCGCAAAACTCGCTCAAAGAAGCGCAGAACAACTACCTGAACTCGCTTTACAGCTTTTACCTGGCCAAAGTTGACCTCGAAAAAGCTGCCGGCACCCTTAAAACCTTTTACTCGGCCCTATAA
- a CDS encoding efflux RND transporter periplasmic adaptor subunit, whose amino-acid sequence MKTKYIVSIVIVVLLGLIVYRLASNKKKLDEKNKPVKVANVRIPVKAAAAASQLLEVSIMKTGNLAPFKEAKALAVTGGTLQQVRFNLGDRVTQGQVLAVTDNRSTQLELQKAQSNATKLRADLNTYTELLQGKAATQEKVNEIRQNYLDAQNQVSQARKSVSDAAIKAPTSGIISVKPVEQGVFVNAGAEVATIVNLSRAKVQVNLTEAEVYQVAQGQQVKITTDVYPGKVFNGTVSFISPQADQTYNYMVEILIDNTQKSILRSGTFVYADFSKKTRQRVLVIPREALTESIKSAAVYVVENGVARLRNIQTGAEMGSQIQVTGGLKEGEQVVTSGQINLKDGTEVSISK is encoded by the coding sequence ATGAAAACTAAGTATATCGTAAGTATTGTTATCGTTGTTTTGCTCGGACTGATTGTTTACCGGCTGGCATCGAACAAAAAGAAACTCGACGAAAAAAATAAGCCGGTAAAGGTAGCTAACGTACGCATTCCGGTTAAAGCTGCCGCTGCTGCATCGCAACTGCTTGAAGTCAGCATCATGAAAACCGGTAACCTTGCGCCGTTTAAAGAAGCCAAGGCTTTGGCCGTAACCGGCGGCACGCTGCAGCAGGTGCGCTTTAACCTGGGCGACCGCGTAACCCAGGGGCAGGTGCTGGCCGTAACCGATAACCGCAGCACCCAGTTAGAACTGCAAAAGGCCCAGAGCAACGCCACCAAACTGCGCGCCGACTTAAATACCTACACCGAGCTATTGCAAGGCAAAGCCGCCACGCAAGAAAAAGTGAACGAGATACGCCAAAACTACTTGGATGCTCAAAACCAGGTAAGCCAGGCCCGCAAAAGCGTTTCGGATGCAGCCATTAAAGCGCCTACCAGCGGTATCATTTCGGTTAAGCCGGTTGAGCAGGGCGTGTTTGTAAATGCCGGTGCAGAGGTAGCCACTATTGTAAACCTATCCAGAGCCAAGGTGCAGGTAAACCTGACCGAAGCGGAGGTTTACCAGGTAGCGCAGGGCCAGCAGGTAAAAATAACAACCGATGTGTACCCCGGCAAGGTGTTTAACGGCACGGTAAGCTTTATTAGTCCGCAGGCCGACCAGACTTACAACTACATGGTGGAGATACTGATTGATAACACACAAAAGTCTATCCTGCGGTCGGGCACGTTTGTTTACGCCGATTTTTCGAAAAAAACCAGGCAACGGGTGCTTGTTATACCACGCGAAGCTTTAACCGAGAGTATTAAAAGCGCCGCAGTTTACGTGGTTGAAAACGGCGTTGCCCGGCTCAGAAACATACAAACCGGCGCCGAAATGGGCAGCCAGATCCAGGTAACCGGAGGACTGAAAGAGGGCGAGCAAGTAGTAACCTCGGGCCAGATCAATCTAAAAGACGGCACCGAGGTAAGTATCTCTAAATAA
- a CDS encoding efflux RND transporter permease subunit, protein MSIAEVAVKRPLLIIVIFTVLIMFGALSYSKLNYKLLPNIEVATVVVSTVYPGASAAEVETSVTKKLEDAFASVEGLDKMNSTSQEGVSQIVVQLKSGTNVDQAERDIQRKADQAQNNLPDNIDRPIVNKINLEEAPVIRAGVTSALAPRALYDLVDKQLRPVLQNVGGVGQVNIIGGDEREIQVNIDQGKLKAYSLSITQVSDAIRNANQSFPAGSIETKDQQVSIQYDANVTSIEQIRNLIVQQRLGGGSIYVKDIAEVVDATAKETAINHINGLPSIGVQIIKQTDANAVDVSEQVKAAFSRMEQQYKGRGLKFTVSSDQSTYTLRSADAVMDDLVLAIVIVGIVMLAFLHSFRSSMFVMVALPSSIIPTFIAMYMLGFSLNLMTLMAMSLVVGILVDDSIVVLENIYRHLEMGADRMKAAVDGRAEIGFTAIAITLVDVVVFLPLAFSGGIIGSILREFSLVVVFSTLMSLFVSFTVTPMLASRFGRLEHLTKATLWGRLNLGFEHIIDVTKENYGSLLSKALHKKRYVLSAVLLLIVGSVMLIGKGFIGAAFIPSSDQGELLINLELAPAASIYQTNMVTQEVEKMIMAQPEVEKVFSSIGFVTGGVVGAGNNSNRAELTVSLVDAKKRAITAEQFGVMMQQKLSAAISGVKITASPTSITGGANQAPIQIAVKGVDLKAVRSVAEQYQKLMATVPGTQFVQLSVKDQKPQVEVKLNREKMTLLGLNAGQVGAALQNAFSGNDQSKFKQQGNEYDILIGLDRYDRSNVNDVRNLPFTNANGQTFVLSQFAEVQEGLGESVLQRTDRLNSITVNSNVAGRPTGTVANDIKAKLAPVKIPEGVSIEYLGDVKNQGDAFASLGLALIIAILLVYLIMVALYESAIYPFVVLFSIPVALVGALLALALAMETLNIFSIIGVIMLLGLVSKNAILIVDFTNQLKEEGRPVEEALIEAGKERLRPILMTTLAMILGMLPIAVATGAGSEIKNGMAWVIIGGLTSSMILTLFVVPSMYLIIERLKNRFSKKQVPAGLSTQ, encoded by the coding sequence ATGTCAATTGCAGAAGTTGCCGTTAAACGGCCCTTACTCATCATCGTTATATTTACGGTACTTATTATGTTTGGTGCGTTAAGCTACTCTAAGCTTAACTATAAACTGCTGCCTAACATTGAGGTAGCCACCGTAGTAGTAAGCACCGTATACCCCGGTGCATCAGCCGCCGAGGTAGAAACCTCGGTTACCAAAAAGCTGGAAGATGCCTTTGCCTCCGTAGAGGGTTTGGATAAAATGAATTCTACCTCTCAGGAAGGGGTATCGCAAATTGTAGTACAGCTTAAAAGCGGTACCAACGTTGACCAGGCCGAGCGCGACATACAGCGCAAAGCCGACCAGGCGCAAAATAATTTGCCCGATAACATTGACCGCCCTATAGTCAACAAAATTAATCTTGAGGAAGCGCCCGTAATACGAGCCGGCGTTACCTCTGCCCTGGCCCCGCGCGCGCTGTACGACCTGGTAGATAAGCAACTGCGCCCGGTGCTGCAAAACGTAGGCGGCGTAGGCCAGGTAAATATTATTGGCGGCGACGAGCGCGAAATACAGGTAAATATTGATCAGGGCAAGCTTAAGGCCTACAGCCTCAGCATTACACAAGTGAGCGATGCCATCCGCAACGCCAACCAGTCGTTCCCGGCGGGCAGTATTGAAACTAAAGATCAGCAGGTATCTATTCAGTATGATGCCAACGTCACCTCGATTGAGCAGATTCGCAACCTGATTGTGCAGCAGCGTTTGGGTGGCGGCAGTATATATGTAAAAGACATTGCCGAGGTGGTAGATGCTACCGCTAAAGAAACCGCCATTAACCACATCAACGGCCTGCCCTCTATTGGTGTGCAAATCATCAAGCAAACCGATGCCAACGCGGTTGACGTGAGCGAGCAGGTAAAGGCCGCCTTTAGCCGCATGGAGCAGCAATACAAAGGTCGCGGACTAAAATTTACCGTCTCGAGCGACCAGTCTACCTACACCCTGCGCTCGGCTGATGCGGTGATGGATGACTTAGTGCTGGCCATAGTGATTGTAGGCATTGTAATGCTGGCCTTTTTACACAGTTTCCGCAGCTCGATGTTTGTGATGGTGGCCCTGCCCTCCTCTATCATCCCCACGTTTATAGCCATGTATATGCTGGGCTTTTCGCTCAACCTCATGACGCTGATGGCCATGTCGCTGGTGGTAGGTATTTTGGTGGATGACTCCATCGTAGTACTCGAAAACATTTACCGGCACCTGGAAATGGGCGCCGATCGCATGAAAGCCGCGGTTGATGGCCGCGCCGAAATTGGCTTTACCGCCATTGCCATTACTTTGGTTGACGTGGTGGTGTTTTTGCCGCTGGCCTTTTCGGGCGGTATCATCGGTTCTATTTTGCGCGAGTTCTCGTTAGTCGTAGTGTTTTCTACACTCATGAGTTTGTTTGTATCGTTTACCGTTACGCCCATGCTGGCCAGCCGTTTTGGCCGGCTGGAGCATTTAACCAAAGCTACCTTGTGGGGCAGATTAAACTTAGGCTTTGAGCATATCATCGATGTTACTAAAGAAAATTACGGCAGCTTGCTTTCCAAAGCTTTGCACAAAAAACGTTATGTATTATCGGCCGTATTGCTGCTCATAGTAGGTTCGGTAATGCTGATTGGCAAGGGCTTTATTGGGGCAGCCTTCATCCCCTCGAGCGACCAAGGCGAGCTGCTGATTAACCTGGAACTGGCCCCGGCTGCCTCAATTTACCAAACCAATATGGTTACCCAGGAAGTAGAAAAGATGATTATGGCCCAGCCCGAGGTAGAAAAAGTATTTTCGAGCATTGGCTTTGTAACCGGCGGTGTAGTGGGTGCCGGCAATAACAGCAACCGCGCCGAGCTTACCGTAAGTTTGGTGGACGCTAAAAAGCGCGCCATCACCGCCGAGCAGTTCGGCGTAATGATGCAGCAAAAACTGAGCGCCGCCATATCGGGTGTAAAAATTACGGCTTCGCCTACCTCAATTACCGGCGGTGCCAACCAGGCCCCTATCCAGATTGCTGTTAAGGGCGTTGATTTAAAGGCGGTGCGCAGCGTGGCCGAGCAGTACCAAAAACTGATGGCTACCGTGCCAGGTACGCAGTTTGTGCAGCTATCGGTAAAAGATCAAAAACCGCAGGTAGAGGTTAAACTTAACCGCGAAAAAATGACCTTGCTGGGCCTTAATGCCGGGCAAGTGGGCGCTGCCCTGCAAAATGCCTTTAGCGGTAACGACCAAAGTAAGTTTAAGCAACAAGGCAACGAGTATGATATTTTAATTGGGCTGGACCGTTACGACCGATCAAACGTTAACGACGTGCGTAACCTGCCCTTTACCAACGCTAACGGACAAACCTTTGTGCTGAGCCAGTTTGCCGAAGTGCAAGAGGGCCTGGGTGAGAGCGTACTGCAGCGTACCGACCGCTTAAACTCTATTACCGTAAACTCTAACGTAGCCGGCCGGCCCACTGGTACCGTAGCTAATGATATTAAGGCTAAACTGGCACCCGTTAAAATACCCGAAGGGGTATCTATTGAGTATTTGGGTGATGTAAAAAACCAGGGCGATGCGTTTGCCAGCTTAGGTTTAGCGCTCATTATCGCTATCTTGCTGGTGTACCTCATTATGGTGGCTCTTTACGAAAGCGCCATCTACCCATTTGTGGTACTGTTTTCTATACCGGTGGCGCTTGTGGGTGCCTTGCTGGCGCTGGCGCTGGCCATGGAAACGCTTAATATCTTCTCCATCATCGGGGTAATTATGCTGTTGGGTCTGGTATCTAAAAACGCCATCCTGATTGTGGATTTTACCAACCAGCTGAAAGAAGAAGGCCGCCCGGTAGAAGAAGCGCTGATTGAAGCCGGCAAAGAACGCTTACGCCCCATTTTGATGACCACCCTGGCCATGATTTTAGGTATGCTGCCTATAGCCGTAGCTACCGGTGCCGGATCAGAAATAAAAAACGGCATGGCCTGGGTTATTATTGGCGGCTTAACCAGTTCTATGATTTTAACGCTGTTTGTGGTGCCATCTATGTACTTAATTATTGAACGATTGAAAAACCGGTTTAGTAAAAAGCAGGTGCCGGCGGGGTTGAGCACGCAATAA
- a CDS encoding GNAT family N-acetyltransferase, with protein sequence MAIEIKETKDVKLKDVLPIYEANHWSSAEKPDLLYQALINSHTLVTAWHEDRLMGLGNALSDGYLVVYYSHLIVHPDYQGKGIGKMIIAKLQEKYGHLHQQILVADGKAVDFYKRCGCEQAGQTKAMWIYQGNDH encoded by the coding sequence ATGGCTATAGAAATTAAAGAAACCAAAGACGTTAAACTAAAAGATGTATTGCCGATTTATGAGGCTAACCACTGGTCATCTGCCGAAAAACCGGATTTGTTGTACCAGGCTTTAATCAATTCGCACACATTGGTTACTGCCTGGCACGAGGACCGGCTGATGGGCTTAGGCAATGCCTTGTCTGATGGTTATCTGGTAGTTTACTATTCACATCTGATTGTTCATCCCGATTATCAGGGTAAAGGTATTGGTAAAATGATTATAGCTAAACTGCAGGAAAAGTATGGCCACTTGCATCAGCAGATATTAGTAGCCGACGGTAAAGCGGTGGATTTTTACAAAAGATGCGGTTGTGAACAAGCCGGTCAAACCAAAGCCATGTGGATTTACCAGGGAAACGACCATTAA
- a CDS encoding helix-turn-helix domain-containing protein codes for MPVTSVSDFYESHGAHLPNSLAREIGHFNVFEAEKLFDPKTGSRAMPYSRRAYYKISWLRGKSRAEYADKVIDVQAEALLFATPKIPYHWVPVDGNQTGMFCIFTPDFLSQAKTGVALDELPLFLPGQVPVFQLDEAAVTEVEYIFRKMQRELNADYKYKYDLLRNLVMELIHYGQKLQPLSAMSTTLNASERMASLFVELLERQFPLETEGQRLQLRTAAHYADRLAVHVNHLNKVLKDIMGSTTTQLIGNRITQEAKILLKQSRWTVADVAYVLGFDDMAHFSNYFKKQTGLTPLAFRG; via the coding sequence ATGCCGGTAACCTCAGTCAGCGATTTTTACGAGAGCCATGGTGCTCACTTACCCAATAGCTTGGCCCGCGAGATTGGACACTTCAATGTGTTTGAGGCCGAAAAACTGTTTGACCCTAAAACGGGTAGCCGTGCTATGCCTTACAGTCGCCGGGCTTACTACAAAATAAGTTGGCTGCGGGGTAAAAGCCGGGCCGAGTATGCCGACAAGGTGATTGATGTACAGGCCGAAGCTCTGTTGTTTGCCACGCCTAAAATACCCTACCATTGGGTGCCGGTCGACGGTAACCAAACCGGTATGTTCTGCATTTTTACGCCCGATTTTTTATCGCAGGCCAAAACAGGCGTAGCGCTGGATGAATTGCCGCTGTTTCTGCCGGGCCAGGTGCCTGTTTTTCAGTTAGATGAGGCTGCCGTTACCGAGGTGGAATACATTTTTCGCAAAATGCAGCGCGAACTTAATGCCGATTACAAATACAAATATGATTTGCTGCGCAACCTGGTCATGGAGCTGATTCACTACGGGCAAAAGCTGCAGCCGCTTTCGGCAATGAGCACTACCCTAAACGCGTCAGAACGCATGGCTTCGCTATTTGTAGAACTATTGGAGCGCCAGTTCCCGCTCGAAACCGAAGGCCAGCGGCTGCAGCTGCGCACCGCGGCCCACTACGCCGACCGCCTGGCTGTACACGTGAACCACCTGAACAAAGTACTTAAAGATATAATGGGGAGCACCACTACCCAGCTCATTGGCAACCGTATTACCCAGGAAGCCAAAATCCTGCTCAAGCAGTCCCGCTGGACTGTAGCCGACGTTGCCTACGTGTTGGGTTTCGACGACATGGCACATTTTTCGAACTATTTTAAGAAGCAAACGGGGTTAACGCCGCTCGCATTCAGGGGGTGA
- a CDS encoding SDR family oxidoreductase: MNDNKKIALVTGGSRGLGKDMALKLAQKGIDVIITYRTKEQEAQSVVTQIEQGGGKAAALALDTGVVSSFDVFAGQLTQTLRDHFNTDKIDFLVNNAGHGGYLPVTEVTEAFFDDLMNVHFKGVYFLTQKILPLMNDGGGIVNISSGLTRVSMPGSSVYASLKTAVETFTRYLAKELGARGIRANTVAPGAIMTDFGNARLRSSEEMQKNISNLTALGRPGVAEDIGGVVAFLCTEDARWVNAQRIEASGGMMV, encoded by the coding sequence ATGAACGACAACAAAAAAATAGCCCTGGTAACCGGCGGCAGCCGTGGCCTGGGTAAAGACATGGCTTTAAAACTGGCTCAAAAAGGGATAGACGTAATTATTACTTACCGCACCAAAGAGCAGGAAGCACAAAGCGTAGTAACGCAAATTGAACAGGGCGGGGGCAAAGCTGCTGCTTTAGCGTTGGATACCGGCGTGGTTTCGAGTTTTGATGTCTTTGCCGGTCAGCTTACCCAAACGCTGCGCGATCATTTTAACACTGATAAAATAGACTTTCTGGTAAACAATGCCGGGCATGGTGGTTATCTGCCGGTTACAGAGGTAACCGAAGCGTTTTTTGATGACCTGATGAATGTGCATTTTAAAGGGGTATATTTTCTGACTCAGAAAATACTGCCATTGATGAACGACGGTGGTGGTATCGTCAATATTTCGAGTGGTTTAACACGGGTGTCGATGCCGGGTTCGTCGGTTTATGCTTCGTTGAAAACCGCAGTCGAAACTTTTACCCGTTACTTGGCCAAGGAGTTAGGGGCAAGGGGCATCCGCGCCAACACGGTAGCGCCCGGCGCCATCATGACCGATTTTGGCAACGCCCGCCTGCGCAGCAGCGAGGAGATGCAAAAGAACATTAGTAACCTTACTGCACTCGGCCGTCCTGGCGTAGCCGAAGATATTGGCGGCGTAGTTGCGTTTTTGTGTACCGAGGATGCCCGCTGGGTAAATGCACAACGCATCGAGGCCTCGGGCGGTATGATGGTTTAA
- a CDS encoding SGNH/GDSL hydrolase family protein, translating to MNKLLSAAAAFAGLLLGMSCSAQLAVKPGDAKIAYMGRVKKGADSSSFYWPGSSATVNFMGTGVKASMRSLREQGYYYAIVDGDAAKALKFGADSSRKEFVLASHLPAGKHTLQLFKLSNNTSEDVFYGFSIDGDAKLLAPAKLPKRKIEFYGNSITAGHGVDVPTGQKESGAPEYFNNYYTYAALTARHYQAQYSCIARSGIGVMVSWFPEIMPEIYNRLDPMDANSLWDFNKYTPDVVVINLFQNDYWLINNPNHEQFKRRFGTAKPTEEFIINAYQNLVSSIRAKYPKAQIICALGNMNATEPGSKFPGYIEQAVARLKDNNIHTCFFPYKNTGGHPNKTEQQRMADQLINFIDKTVKW from the coding sequence ATGAATAAATTACTAAGTGCGGCGGCTGCCTTCGCCGGTTTATTGCTGGGCATGAGTTGTTCGGCACAGCTTGCGGTAAAGCCGGGTGATGCAAAAATAGCTTACATGGGCCGGGTTAAAAAGGGTGCCGACTCATCGTCGTTTTACTGGCCAGGCTCGTCGGCTACCGTTAATTTTATGGGTACGGGCGTTAAGGCCTCCATGAGGTCATTGCGTGAGCAGGGTTACTATTATGCTATTGTAGATGGTGATGCCGCCAAAGCCTTAAAATTTGGCGCCGATAGCAGCCGCAAGGAGTTTGTACTGGCTTCACACCTGCCTGCAGGTAAACATACCTTGCAGTTGTTTAAACTATCTAACAATACGTCCGAAGATGTCTTTTACGGTTTTAGTATTGATGGCGATGCTAAACTGCTTGCACCAGCCAAACTGCCAAAACGAAAAATTGAGTTTTATGGTAACTCCATTACCGCCGGGCACGGCGTAGATGTGCCCACCGGCCAGAAAGAAAGCGGCGCGCCGGAATATTTTAATAACTATTATACCTACGCCGCTCTAACGGCCCGGCACTACCAGGCGCAATACTCGTGCATTGCCCGCAGCGGCATCGGTGTAATGGTAAGCTGGTTTCCGGAAATTATGCCCGAAATCTACAACCGCCTGGACCCTATGGACGCTAACAGCTTATGGGATTTTAACAAATACACACCCGATGTAGTAGTAATTAACCTTTTCCAAAACGATTACTGGCTCATCAATAACCCAAACCACGAGCAGTTTAAACGCCGGTTTGGTACAGCCAAACCTACCGAAGAGTTTATCATCAATGCCTATCAAAACTTGGTAAGCAGCATTAGGGCAAAGTATCCAAAAGCACAAATTATTTGTGCGCTGGGCAATATGAACGCCACCGAGCCGGGTTCTAAGTTTCCGGGATATATTGAGCAGGCCGTGGCCCGCTTAAAAGACAATAATATACATACCTGTTTTTTTCCTTACAAAAATACTGGCGGACACCCTAACAAAACCGAGCAGCAGCGCATGGCAGATCAACTTATTAACTTTATTGATAAGACGGTGAAGTGGTAG
- a CDS encoding lipocalin family protein, with the protein MQIMNKNKWPVILAAGVAATAVVISLNSCVSIPKGARAVQPFDKNRYLGKWYEIARFDFKFEKNLSNVSATYSLNSDGSIRVDNKGFQYKKREWKESIGKAKFVNSENEARLKVSFFGPFYAGYNVIAIDDNYQHALIAGNNLNYLWILSRTTTIPESVKNDYLAKAKQLGYDTSELIWTKHEEVH; encoded by the coding sequence ATGCAGATCATGAACAAAAATAAATGGCCGGTTATTCTAGCAGCCGGGGTAGCAGCAACCGCTGTAGTAATCAGTTTAAACTCGTGCGTTTCGATACCTAAAGGCGCCCGCGCAGTGCAACCCTTTGATAAAAACCGTTACTTAGGCAAATGGTACGAAATTGCCCGGTTCGATTTTAAGTTTGAAAAAAACCTGAGTAATGTGTCTGCCACTTATTCGCTTAACAGTGATGGCAGCATCCGGGTGGATAATAAAGGTTTCCAGTACAAAAAACGGGAATGGAAAGAGAGCATCGGCAAAGCTAAGTTTGTAAACAGCGAAAACGAAGCCCGGCTTAAAGTATCATTTTTTGGTCCGTTTTATGCCGGCTACAACGTAATTGCCATTGATGACAATTACCAGCACGCGCTGATAGCGGGTAACAATCTTAATTACTTGTGGATATTATCGCGTACCACCACCATCCCCGAATCTGTTAAGAACGATTACCTGGCCAAAGCCAAACAGTTAGGTTACGATACCAGCGAACTGATTTGGACAAAGCACGAAGAGGTGCATTAA
- a CDS encoding zinc-binding alcohol dehydrogenase family protein has protein sequence MKILTCTTPGTFDYGETEKPELKPGHAIIKIKRIGICGTDLHAFKGTQPFFSYPRILGHELSGELVEVDDAPGFSIGEAVTFIPYFNCGHCVACRTGKPNCCAHIQVCGVHADGGMVEYLQVPSYSLVHGEGLTYDELALVEPLAIGAHGIRRAGINPGDFVLVIGAGPIGLGTIEFARIAGGNVIAMDVSNERLQFCRENLGITHTVNPMDGNAVEKIREITGGDMASVVVDATGNLRAINGGIDYLAHGGRYVLIGLQKEAFSFSHPEFHKRESTLMSSRNATRQDFEHVIASMKKGLVNPATYITHRVPFDAVKNEFESWLDPATGVIKAMVELE, from the coding sequence ATGAAAATATTAACCTGTACCACCCCCGGTACATTTGATTACGGCGAAACCGAAAAACCAGAACTAAAACCCGGCCACGCTATTATAAAAATAAAACGTATTGGCATTTGCGGTACCGATTTGCATGCCTTTAAAGGTACGCAGCCGTTTTTTAGCTATCCTCGCATTTTGGGCCACGAGCTATCGGGCGAGTTGGTAGAGGTTGATGACGCACCAGGCTTTAGCATAGGCGAGGCAGTAACTTTTATTCCTTATTTTAACTGCGGGCATTGCGTGGCCTGCCGTACGGGTAAGCCTAATTGCTGCGCGCACATTCAGGTTTGCGGCGTGCACGCCGATGGCGGTATGGTAGAGTACCTGCAGGTACCCTCGTACTCGCTGGTACATGGCGAAGGCCTGACCTATGATGAGCTGGCTTTGGTTGAGCCCTTAGCCATTGGTGCACACGGCATACGCCGTGCCGGCATCAACCCCGGCGATTTTGTACTGGTAATTGGTGCCGGCCCGATAGGCTTGGGCACTATTGAGTTTGCCCGCATAGCTGGTGGTAATGTGATTGCGATGGACGTAAGTAACGAGCGCCTGCAGTTTTGCCGCGAAAACTTAGGCATCACCCACACCGTAAACCCGATGGATGGTAATGCAGTAGAAAAAATCAGGGAGATTACGGGCGGCGATATGGCATCTGTAGTGGTAGACGCCACCGGTAACCTGCGCGCCATTAATGGCGGTATTGATTACCTGGCCCATGGCGGCCGCTATGTGCTGATTGGCTTGCAGAAAGAAGCATTCAGCTTTAGTCACCCTGAGTTTCACAAGCGCGAAAGTACCCTGATGAGCAGCCGCAACGCCACCCGCCAGGATTTTGAGCACGTTATTGCCAGCATGAAAAAAGGCTTGGTAAACCCGGCTACCTATATTACCCACCGCGTACCTTTTGATGCCGTAAAAAACGAATTTGAAAGCTGGCTCGATCCGGCTACAGGTGTCATTAAGGCCATGGTGGAGTTGGAATAA